In one Methanomassiliicoccales archaeon genomic region, the following are encoded:
- a CDS encoding class I SAM-dependent methyltransferase — protein sequence MRTPKKEKSSFARSATSAEEREPLDEYEQSAKYYDVWYEDFTEDVGFYQGLAERTGGPVLECMCGTGRIMIPLADAGFELTGVDRSSAMLDILTAKLDLIGGRVERNIDIIQGDVRTFKTSRRFRLAVVPFNSFLHLLTRKEQEETLKNIWGHLEKGGLLSISVFNPRLDRPEGLMRHRGTKITSKGEVISKFEAQSFDTTNQTTTVHYFYDISRQDKEFRRVTTSMRLRLLFYQEAVEMLQNAGFDVIETYGDYALSPFRKNSELMAFVARKL from the coding sequence ATGAGAACGCCAAAGAAAGAAAAGAGTTCCTTCGCAAGATCGGCTACAAGCGCTGAGGAACGCGAGCCTCTGGACGAGTACGAGCAATCGGCGAAGTACTACGACGTGTGGTATGAGGACTTCACCGAAGATGTAGGCTTCTACCAGGGCCTGGCCGAGCGCACTGGCGGCCCAGTATTGGAGTGCATGTGCGGGACCGGACGGATCATGATACCCCTGGCAGACGCGGGATTCGAGCTCACCGGTGTCGATCGCAGCTCGGCCATGCTGGACATCCTGACGGCCAAGCTCGATCTGATCGGAGGAAGGGTGGAGCGCAACATCGACATCATCCAAGGGGATGTACGCACGTTCAAGACCTCTCGGAGGTTCCGCCTGGCCGTCGTCCCGTTCAATTCCTTCTTGCACCTGCTGACGCGCAAGGAGCAAGAAGAGACGCTCAAGAACATCTGGGGGCATTTAGAGAAGGGAGGCTTGCTTTCCATCAGTGTCTTCAATCCTCGCCTGGATAGGCCCGAGGGCCTGATGAGGCACCGGGGCACCAAGATCACGTCCAAGGGGGAGGTCATCTCCAAGTTCGAGGCCCAGTCCTTCGACACCACCAATCAGACGACGACGGTACATTACTTCTACGACATCTCCCGCCAGGACAAGGAGTTCCGTCGCGTGACCACCAGCATGAGGTTGCGTTTGCTCTTCTATCAAGAGGCGGTGGAGATGCTGCAGAATGCCGGCTTCGACGTCATCGAGACCTACGGCGACTACGCCCTCTCGCCCTTCCGCAAGAACAGCGAGCTGATGGCTTTCGTGGCAAGGAAGCTCTAG
- a CDS encoding helix-turn-helix domain-containing protein, with product MKIPCELIVWYVLPSIRRELARELVDKHHLSQAEVARRFGVTDAAISQYLKAKRGTSKEIENSGKYEDFKKEVEASAARMINGSDIVTETCRICEMVKKSGMLVKVYETHTGVRAPQCVSCQIDT from the coding sequence ATGAAGATCCCGTGCGAACTGATCGTTTGGTATGTCCTGCCCTCGATCAGGAGGGAGCTGGCCCGGGAGCTTGTCGACAAGCACCACCTGAGCCAGGCGGAGGTGGCCAGACGCTTTGGCGTTACGGACGCGGCCATCTCTCAGTACCTCAAGGCCAAGAGGGGTACCAGCAAGGAGATCGAGAACAGCGGGAAATACGAGGACTTCAAGAAGGAGGTCGAGGCCTCCGCCGCGCGCATGATCAACGGCTCGGACATCGTCACCGAGACCTGTCGCATCTGCGAGATGGTAAAGAAGAGCGGCATGCTGGTCAAGGTCTACGAGACCCACACTGGTGTCAGGGCGCCCCAATGCGTCAGCTGCCAAATCGACACCTGA
- a CDS encoding adenosine-specific kinase, translating to MKPEIEAVRIEMPQDANVIIGQTHFIKSAEDLYEAMVNSVPGIRFGIAFNEASGPRLIRTEGNDEELVQCATKNARAIGAGHLFVVVIRNAYPVNVLDRIKHVPEVCTVFCATANDLEVLVARTELGRGVIGVVDGQSPLGVENDENAKERKEFLRKIGYKR from the coding sequence ATGAAGCCGGAGATCGAGGCAGTGCGCATCGAGATGCCGCAGGACGCGAACGTCATCATCGGCCAGACGCATTTCATCAAGAGCGCGGAGGACCTCTACGAGGCGATGGTGAACTCCGTTCCGGGGATCAGATTCGGCATAGCCTTCAACGAAGCCTCCGGGCCACGGCTGATAAGAACAGAGGGCAATGATGAAGAGCTCGTGCAATGCGCCACCAAGAACGCCCGCGCCATCGGGGCGGGGCATCTGTTCGTGGTGGTCATCCGCAACGCCTATCCCGTGAACGTGCTCGACCGTATCAAGCACGTGCCGGAGGTGTGCACCGTCTTCTGCGCCACCGCTAATGACCTGGAGGTGCTGGTGGCCAGGACCGAGCTGGGTCGGGGAGTGATCGGCGTGGTGGACGGGCAATCGCCCCTGGGAGTGGAGAACGATGAGAACGCCAAAGAAAGAAAAGAGTTCCTTCGCAAGATCGGCTACAAGCGCTGA
- a CDS encoding carboxypeptidase-like regulatory domain-containing protein, with protein MKRPAIVIIALLLMLLSVLPASPAEAAGPLDPFFIGGSAVNETGVPLASVNITATDVTTHFNYYALTNATGNYNISLPAGTYNLSAAMVNRTANVTYHNVLVGPGNVTGLEFTLSEVLGQVLGHVTSGEVALGGVTITLSGAKDYVATSTNPFGAFIINGVQPGAYVAKASKTGYNDSYYSKPVDVARGSSVEIAFTLQPQFSLVFGRVSLGGNPEEGVKVVLLSGSQTVKEAQTDANGNYSLNNVITGDYVLQFSKAGLQERIVLISVAPNREQRLDLSMQLAPVEGLRGFIGDLDLTHSLMVVGLVFAILMTIVALFIRSKGAKNPKLLAFEEDEASKPEKKEPKGKDDGSTK; from the coding sequence TTGAAGCGACCCGCTATCGTGATCATCGCGCTCCTGCTGATGCTGCTGAGCGTTCTTCCTGCATCGCCAGCCGAGGCTGCAGGGCCGCTCGATCCATTCTTCATCGGTGGGTCAGCGGTCAACGAGACCGGCGTGCCCCTGGCCAGCGTCAACATTACCGCCACCGACGTCACCACCCACTTCAACTACTATGCGTTGACCAATGCCACCGGGAACTACAATATCTCCCTGCCCGCGGGGACCTACAATCTCTCGGCAGCCATGGTCAACCGCACTGCCAATGTGACATACCACAACGTGCTCGTCGGGCCAGGGAACGTGACCGGCCTGGAATTCACCCTGAGCGAAGTACTCGGCCAGGTCTTGGGGCATGTCACATCCGGGGAGGTCGCCCTAGGAGGCGTGACCATCACCCTGAGCGGCGCCAAGGACTATGTTGCCACAAGCACGAACCCATTCGGCGCCTTCATCATCAACGGCGTACAGCCAGGTGCCTATGTGGCCAAGGCGTCAAAGACCGGCTATAACGACAGCTACTACTCCAAACCGGTGGATGTCGCTCGCGGCTCGTCCGTCGAGATCGCGTTCACCCTCCAACCGCAGTTCAGCCTGGTCTTCGGCCGGGTGTCGCTCGGCGGGAACCCCGAGGAGGGCGTGAAGGTCGTCCTCCTGTCCGGCTCGCAAACTGTGAAGGAAGCCCAGACCGATGCCAATGGCAACTATTCGCTCAACAATGTCATCACTGGCGATTACGTGCTGCAGTTCAGCAAGGCAGGATTGCAGGAACGTATCGTACTTATCTCCGTGGCTCCGAACCGCGAACAACGTCTGGACCTTTCCATGCAGCTGGCGCCGGTCGAGGGGCTGAGGGGTTTCATAGGCGACCTGGACCTGACGCACTCGTTGATGGTGGTCGGCCTGGTCTTCGCCATCCTCATGACGATCGTGGCGCTCTTCATTCGGAGCAAGGGGGCCAAGAACCCGAAACTGCTGGCCTTCGAAGAGGATGAGGCTTCAAAACCAGAAAAGAAGGAGCCGAAAGGGAAGGACGATGGGTCAACAAAGTAG
- a CDS encoding zinc ribbon domain-containing protein gives MVHLAEISSGSGANEEAFEFDCPECGIHIKGEVSKCPKCGVGFVIEEVTEVACPKCGKMIPADSAKCPHCGSEFEEAGAKPASEGPKPPEPEKIKPEPKDVVDEGALRRQFPDMVAEVKPLLTLAKEHGIDSSEGRRLIDKSVRSGKQKDIVSAVRYVKECRESIRAAIDSRLDREVQYLEKLVDVAKSLGSDPVSISEAIGRIKERRKDADLEGALRESQEGKKAAERLTGKYIEASELSDQLEKLIQSCERFYVDVREGRKLLSEARDAGEHGDWSMMGILARKGREEILKTLPDILNGELKKARSQLLDAKAEGKDVSMLIKVLKEAGMAAKMERWEEALERLIEFKSEAKYV, from the coding sequence GTGGTCCATTTGGCTGAGATATCCTCGGGAAGCGGCGCGAACGAAGAGGCGTTCGAGTTCGATTGCCCAGAATGCGGCATCCATATCAAGGGCGAGGTCTCCAAATGCCCCAAGTGCGGGGTGGGGTTCGTCATCGAAGAGGTGACGGAGGTCGCCTGTCCCAAGTGCGGGAAGATGATACCCGCCGACTCCGCCAAATGCCCTCATTGCGGCTCGGAGTTCGAGGAAGCCGGAGCGAAGCCGGCGTCGGAGGGGCCGAAGCCGCCGGAGCCGGAAAAGATCAAGCCGGAGCCCAAGGACGTGGTGGACGAAGGGGCGCTTCGTCGCCAGTTCCCCGATATGGTGGCGGAGGTCAAACCGCTCCTCACCCTAGCCAAGGAGCATGGCATCGACTCCTCGGAGGGACGCCGCCTCATCGACAAGTCGGTCCGGTCCGGCAAGCAGAAGGACATCGTCTCCGCCGTGCGCTACGTCAAGGAATGCCGGGAGAGCATCCGGGCAGCCATCGATTCCCGTCTGGACCGGGAGGTCCAATATCTGGAGAAATTGGTGGACGTGGCCAAGTCCCTTGGGTCGGACCCGGTCAGCATCAGCGAGGCCATCGGCCGCATCAAGGAAAGGAGAAAGGATGCGGACCTGGAGGGCGCCCTGCGCGAGTCCCAAGAAGGCAAGAAGGCCGCCGAGAGGCTCACGGGCAAGTACATCGAGGCGAGCGAGCTCTCCGATCAGTTGGAGAAGCTCATCCAGAGCTGCGAACGCTTCTACGTGGACGTGCGCGAGGGCCGCAAGCTCCTCTCCGAGGCGAGGGACGCTGGTGAGCACGGCGATTGGAGCATGATGGGTATCCTGGCCAGAAAGGGAAGGGAGGAGATCCTCAAGACCCTGCCGGACATATTGAACGGCGAGCTGAAGAAGGCCCGATCGCAACTGCTCGACGCCAAGGCGGAGGGAAAGGACGTATCCATGCTCATCAAGGTGCTCAAGGAGGCGGGCATGGCCGCTAAGATGGAGAGGTGGGAGGAGGCGCTAGAGCGTCTCATCGAGTTCAAGTCCGAGGCCAAGTACGTCTGA
- a CDS encoding ATP-dependent helicase: MERVAKRSTKQEVMGLMEPLIAEWFSSKFSDLTEPQSYAIPIIHRREHVLVSSPTGSGKTMTAFLSIINELFKCAKAGKLEEKIYAVYVSPLKALANDINRNLEEPLREISELARREHVDMPSIRVGLRTGDTPQAERQRMLKRPPHILITTPESLALALAAPKFRERFASVEYLIVDEIHEICDSKRGVFLSLTLERLQDQVKKQITRIGLSATLAPIEEIAQFLVGYDKGKGRDVNIVEVKTRKNLDLKVLCPVEDMTTLSYEVMNSRMYDLLKELIDSHTSTIVFTNTRSGTESVVYKLKERGIESIEAHHGSLAKETRLDVEERLKTGQLRCVVSSTSLELGIDIGFVDLVCQIGSPKSVAKGMQRVGRSGHSHGKTAKGRMIVFDMDDLVECAVLCRAAHRSNIDRVTIPENCLDVLAQSIVGMSIEKRWEVDEAFDVVRRSHCYRNLSKQSFLEVLRYLGSREGFEGVYSKIWLDEDEGRFGKKKGGRMIYFLNLGTIPEEANYKVVNERGAFVGDLSEKFVERLAPRDVFVLGGRSYEYLKTKGMKAFARSASGRKPTVPSWTGEMLPRSFDLSVEIARFRRELAERLDEPEDEVIDWLGRDFDIDLGSARSIVSYFKEQRSAVNLIPNDRTLAVEGYLDRRGNHNVIFHFPFGRRVNDALSRAYAFKLTQQLGSNVSVSVLDDAFMISVPRQVSLADMRSLVKSDELEGVLRKAIKDSEIFKQRFRHTASRSFMILRNYKGRQVSVNRQQVRSGYLLDYLSNLEHVPVIDETYREILEDVMDLANARAVLEGIEKGQMDVACIDFSSTPSPFAHSIVLAGISDIVLMEDRSALLKELHRKVLERVMEGDLDRFEFEQEAVVSYFARKRGRISTKDELVTLLKRTGPLHIFKERGRSVYSYSDPDKATVDAWASELLEEGKIASVHIDDLNYVASEDLSTYAPLLAKDRELGETEKKALELLADSHSAAEVAETLGVDIDKALRALHVLETMQVVGRASRKEGKWRYRRRDIALTSKQEALDKAIITFLGAFGPASADEVAFVIGQEEAEVASALSALTAEEIMDEGRFVISERTQYMLKLDHLRLRAGGQRVYDSRTIDSYRRRKGEGPFQSIEECVRFFGEMGMPVDIHRRVPSFDVGDWERLRTSGRLLLGRFRRARVRYVLDEDAALYVAAYRMAGLGEQDQRILNVIASYQGMSMRQLMSELGLEKEELKESLDRLDRNTYVVRKYDEGEEWARENVYLPFEAKEFDGDALIELVRRFLLAYGPVPLFAMTGYTGFSPDQVKRALSQLEVSTITVSELHTEMYLLAEEAERLESFVPSEEGTKIVSLYDPSVQPMWAEIASRYGDGWVFPILHKGRLVGAAEKWNMSGCVEVRSLDLDDDKLLAPALVAIDRMMTFYKLLGYDVVRLREVLGKDAAEVPPEVDEVLRQGGYVATNGLYVKGRFTAKVFTHDQVFSYVFRKQRVLRSRRFRNILEAVKSTGGLRSEADAFLRSKVKVPLKKLAEQGFLVRGVGIPEFTLYTTSEHMSLYSKAKSVPLDQDMRSLLQIIIESGTISKRRLFDLSPVGERRTKEAMRRLHQGSRIYLDGANRIRASTESKLTQREAQKEVVHLLFRNFGLFSAENLSRFMKFELRMRDLRSILAELEDEGLLVKGFLMQDDQTMHWALASEIEKIGPLSKEEFVLTPMDNLWYYIQPQVKERFGTWCYVLFRGPEMVGMFRARKKGSDLIMFEMQGEQDLKESVRKHLREIGLVLKEAEANETPEWEVEEFYELTHPGED; encoded by the coding sequence ATGGAGAGAGTAGCGAAGAGGAGCACGAAGCAAGAGGTCATGGGCCTCATGGAGCCGCTCATCGCGGAGTGGTTCAGCTCCAAGTTCAGCGATCTCACGGAACCGCAGTCATACGCCATACCGATAATCCACCGGCGGGAGCACGTGCTCGTCTCCTCGCCCACTGGCTCAGGCAAGACCATGACCGCGTTCCTGAGCATCATCAACGAGCTGTTCAAGTGTGCCAAGGCCGGGAAGCTGGAGGAAAAGATCTACGCCGTCTACGTTTCCCCCCTGAAGGCACTGGCGAACGATATCAACCGCAACCTGGAGGAGCCGTTGCGCGAAATATCCGAGCTGGCGCGCAGAGAGCACGTCGACATGCCAAGCATCAGGGTGGGGCTGCGCACGGGCGACACCCCCCAGGCCGAGAGGCAGCGGATGCTCAAGCGGCCTCCGCACATCCTCATCACTACCCCGGAGTCCTTGGCGCTGGCCCTGGCCGCTCCCAAGTTCCGGGAGAGGTTCGCCTCGGTCGAGTATCTCATCGTAGACGAGATCCACGAGATCTGCGATTCCAAGCGCGGGGTCTTCCTTTCCCTTACTCTGGAGAGGTTGCAGGATCAGGTGAAGAAGCAGATCACCCGCATCGGTCTCTCGGCCACTCTCGCTCCCATTGAAGAAATAGCCCAGTTCCTGGTCGGTTACGACAAGGGCAAAGGGCGGGACGTGAACATCGTCGAGGTCAAGACGCGCAAGAACCTGGACCTGAAGGTGCTCTGCCCCGTGGAGGACATGACCACCCTTTCCTACGAGGTCATGAACTCCCGCATGTACGACCTGCTGAAGGAGCTCATCGATTCGCACACCTCCACCATCGTCTTCACCAACACCCGCAGCGGGACAGAGAGCGTGGTCTACAAACTGAAGGAACGGGGCATAGAGAGCATCGAGGCGCATCATGGCTCTCTGGCCAAAGAAACGAGGCTGGACGTGGAGGAGCGGCTGAAGACCGGGCAGCTCCGGTGCGTCGTCTCCTCGACCTCATTGGAGCTGGGCATCGACATAGGCTTTGTGGACCTGGTGTGCCAGATAGGCTCGCCCAAGTCCGTGGCCAAGGGCATGCAGCGCGTCGGCCGGAGCGGGCACTCGCATGGGAAGACCGCCAAAGGTCGCATGATCGTTTTCGACATGGACGACCTGGTCGAGTGCGCTGTGCTTTGCCGCGCAGCTCATCGCAGCAACATAGATCGCGTCACCATACCGGAGAACTGCCTGGACGTGCTGGCGCAGAGCATCGTGGGCATGAGCATCGAGAAAAGATGGGAGGTGGACGAGGCCTTCGACGTGGTGCGACGCTCGCATTGCTATCGCAACCTGAGCAAGCAGAGCTTCCTGGAAGTGCTCCGCTACCTAGGCAGTCGGGAGGGCTTCGAGGGCGTCTACTCGAAGATATGGCTGGACGAGGATGAAGGGCGCTTCGGCAAGAAGAAGGGCGGGCGCATGATCTATTTCCTCAACCTAGGCACCATTCCGGAAGAGGCCAATTACAAAGTGGTGAACGAGCGTGGGGCCTTCGTTGGCGACCTCTCGGAGAAATTCGTGGAGCGCCTGGCGCCTCGCGACGTCTTCGTGCTCGGCGGTCGCTCCTACGAGTATCTGAAGACCAAGGGCATGAAGGCCTTCGCCCGCTCCGCCTCCGGCCGCAAGCCCACTGTGCCGTCCTGGACCGGCGAGATGCTGCCCCGTTCCTTCGATCTCAGCGTGGAGATCGCCCGTTTCCGGAGGGAACTGGCGGAGCGTCTCGATGAGCCCGAGGACGAAGTCATCGATTGGCTGGGCCGCGATTTCGACATCGACCTGGGTTCTGCGCGTTCCATAGTATCCTATTTCAAAGAGCAGCGCTCGGCCGTGAACCTCATTCCCAACGATCGGACGTTGGCGGTGGAAGGCTATCTGGACCGGAGGGGCAATCACAACGTCATCTTCCATTTCCCTTTCGGAAGAAGGGTGAACGACGCTCTCTCCCGGGCGTACGCCTTCAAGCTCACCCAGCAGCTCGGTTCGAATGTTTCCGTGTCGGTGCTGGACGACGCCTTCATGATCAGCGTGCCGCGTCAAGTGTCCCTGGCCGACATGCGCTCCCTGGTCAAGAGCGACGAGCTCGAGGGAGTATTGCGCAAGGCCATCAAGGACTCGGAGATATTCAAGCAGAGGTTCCGGCACACCGCCTCCCGCTCTTTCATGATACTGCGCAACTACAAAGGCAGGCAGGTGTCCGTCAACCGGCAGCAGGTCCGCTCGGGATATCTGCTTGACTACCTGAGCAACCTGGAGCACGTTCCGGTTATCGACGAGACATACCGCGAAATCCTGGAGGACGTGATGGACCTCGCCAACGCTCGGGCAGTGTTGGAAGGCATCGAAAAAGGGCAGATGGACGTGGCGTGCATCGATTTCTCCTCCACTCCTTCGCCGTTCGCGCACAGCATCGTGCTGGCGGGCATATCGGACATAGTGCTCATGGAGGACCGGTCTGCACTGTTGAAGGAATTGCATCGCAAAGTGTTGGAAAGGGTGATGGAGGGCGATCTGGACCGCTTCGAGTTCGAGCAGGAGGCGGTTGTCTCGTACTTCGCCAGGAAGCGCGGGCGCATTTCGACCAAGGATGAGCTGGTGACGTTGCTCAAGCGCACCGGCCCACTGCACATCTTCAAGGAGCGCGGGCGCAGCGTATACTCCTACTCCGATCCGGACAAGGCCACCGTGGACGCATGGGCCTCGGAGCTGCTGGAGGAAGGAAAGATCGCCTCGGTCCATATCGACGACCTCAACTACGTCGCCTCCGAGGACCTCTCCACCTACGCCCCTTTGCTGGCAAAGGACCGAGAGCTGGGTGAGACAGAGAAGAAGGCGCTCGAGCTTCTTGCCGACTCGCATTCGGCCGCGGAAGTGGCTGAGACGTTGGGGGTGGACATCGACAAGGCACTGCGCGCCCTCCACGTGCTGGAAACGATGCAAGTGGTCGGGCGGGCATCGCGCAAGGAAGGCAAGTGGCGCTATCGAAGAAGGGACATAGCGCTTACCTCCAAGCAAGAGGCGCTGGACAAGGCCATCATCACCTTCCTGGGGGCGTTCGGACCGGCATCGGCAGATGAGGTTGCTTTCGTCATCGGACAAGAGGAGGCGGAGGTCGCCAGCGCCCTCTCCGCCCTGACGGCGGAGGAGATCATGGACGAAGGAAGGTTCGTCATCTCCGAGCGGACGCAATACATGCTCAAACTGGACCACCTGCGCCTGAGGGCCGGGGGCCAACGCGTCTACGATTCCCGGACCATCGACTCCTATCGCAGGAGAAAAGGGGAGGGGCCGTTCCAGAGCATCGAGGAGTGCGTGCGCTTCTTCGGGGAGATGGGCATGCCGGTGGACATACACCGTCGGGTGCCTTCCTTCGATGTGGGAGATTGGGAGCGGCTGCGCACCAGCGGCCGGTTGCTCCTGGGTCGCTTCCGGCGCGCCCGGGTCCGCTACGTGCTGGATGAGGATGCAGCTCTCTATGTGGCGGCCTATCGCATGGCCGGCCTCGGCGAGCAGGACCAGCGCATTCTGAACGTGATCGCCTCCTACCAGGGCATGAGCATGCGCCAACTGATGTCCGAGCTCGGCCTGGAAAAGGAGGAGCTGAAGGAGAGCCTCGACCGTCTGGACCGGAACACGTATGTGGTGCGGAAGTACGACGAAGGGGAGGAGTGGGCTCGGGAGAACGTCTATCTGCCGTTCGAGGCCAAGGAGTTCGATGGTGACGCGCTCATAGAGCTGGTGCGCCGCTTCCTACTGGCCTACGGTCCAGTGCCGCTCTTCGCCATGACCGGCTACACTGGCTTCTCTCCCGATCAGGTCAAACGGGCGCTCTCCCAGCTGGAAGTGAGTACCATCACGGTGAGCGAACTGCACACCGAGATGTACCTGCTGGCGGAGGAGGCGGAGCGCTTGGAATCCTTCGTTCCTTCCGAGGAAGGCACGAAAATAGTCTCGCTCTACGATCCATCCGTGCAGCCGATGTGGGCGGAGATCGCCTCCCGTTACGGAGACGGCTGGGTCTTCCCCATCCTGCACAAAGGGCGCCTGGTCGGAGCGGCGGAGAAATGGAACATGAGCGGATGCGTGGAGGTCCGCTCCTTGGACCTGGATGACGACAAGCTGCTCGCTCCGGCGCTGGTAGCCATCGACCGGATGATGACCTTCTACAAGCTCCTGGGCTACGACGTCGTCCGGCTGCGGGAGGTATTGGGCAAGGATGCGGCCGAAGTGCCTCCAGAGGTGGACGAGGTCCTGCGGCAAGGAGGGTACGTGGCCACTAACGGCCTCTACGTAAAGGGTCGCTTCACGGCCAAGGTGTTCACCCATGACCAGGTCTTCAGCTACGTGTTCCGGAAGCAGCGCGTGCTGCGCTCGCGCCGGTTCAGGAACATCCTGGAAGCGGTCAAGTCCACGGGAGGACTACGCTCCGAGGCGGATGCCTTCCTTCGCTCCAAGGTGAAGGTACCGTTGAAGAAACTGGCTGAACAGGGGTTCCTGGTCCGCGGCGTCGGCATTCCGGAGTTCACCCTCTACACCACCTCGGAGCACATGTCCCTCTACTCCAAGGCGAAATCCGTTCCCCTGGACCAGGACATGCGCTCCCTGCTGCAGATCATCATCGAGTCGGGGACGATCTCCAAACGCAGGCTCTTCGACCTCTCACCCGTGGGCGAGAGGAGGACGAAGGAGGCGATGCGCCGACTGCACCAAGGTTCGCGGATCTACCTGGACGGGGCGAACCGCATCCGCGCCTCAACCGAAAGCAAGCTCACGCAGCGCGAGGCACAGAAGGAGGTGGTCCACCTGCTCTTCCGCAACTTCGGGCTCTTCAGCGCCGAGAACCTCTCCCGCTTCATGAAGTTCGAGCTGCGCATGCGCGACCTGCGCTCGATACTGGCCGAGCTGGAGGACGAAGGTCTCCTGGTCAAAGGGTTCCTGATGCAGGATGATCAGACCATGCATTGGGCGCTCGCCAGCGAGATCGAGAAGATCGGACCGTTGTCGAAGGAGGAGTTCGTGCTCACTCCCATGGACAACCTATGGTACTATATCCAACCGCAGGTGAAAGAGCGGTTCGGAACCTGGTGCTACGTCCTCTTCCGAGGTCCGGAGATGGTGGGCATGTTCCGGGCGCGCAAGAAGGGCAGCGACCTCATCATGTTCGAGATGCAGGGTGAACAAGACCTGAAGGAATCGGTGCGGAAGCATCTTCGCGAGATAGGCCTGGTCCTCAAGGAGGCAGAGGCGAACGAGACGCCAGAATGGGAGGTGGAGGAGTTCTACGAGCTCACCCACCCGGGCGAGGACTGA
- a CDS encoding sulfide-dependent adenosine diphosphate thiazole synthase, with the protein MPIDEIMVTRKIVERYSREFLENLDVDVVIAGAGPASLTAARYLATGGKKVVIFERKLTPGGGMWGGGMTFPVIVVQEESKSLLEEIGVRLEDAGDGYHTADSVEASAKLIASALDAGAKLYNNITVEDVMIRQDRICGVVINFSAVEVARLHVDPLAIRSKYVIDGTGHPAEVVNVVVRKVGRLNTPTGRIEGEKSMWAEVGEFMTVENTVEVYPNLYVTGMACNAVMGAPRMGPIFGGMLLSGRKVAQLILDRKE; encoded by the coding sequence ATGCCGATTGACGAGATAATGGTCACGCGCAAGATCGTCGAACGCTATTCCCGAGAGTTCCTTGAGAATTTGGATGTGGATGTGGTCATCGCTGGCGCTGGACCGGCCTCGCTCACCGCGGCCCGCTATCTGGCCACGGGCGGCAAGAAGGTCGTCATCTTCGAGCGCAAGCTCACTCCGGGCGGCGGCATGTGGGGGGGCGGCATGACCTTCCCCGTAATCGTGGTGCAGGAGGAGTCCAAGTCATTGCTGGAAGAGATCGGCGTGCGCCTTGAGGATGCGGGGGATGGATACCACACCGCCGATTCCGTAGAAGCTTCCGCCAAGCTGATCGCCTCCGCCCTGGATGCGGGAGCGAAGCTCTACAACAACATCACGGTGGAGGACGTGATGATCCGCCAGGACCGGATCTGCGGCGTGGTCATCAACTTCAGCGCCGTAGAGGTCGCCAGGCTGCACGTGGACCCACTGGCCATCCGTTCCAAGTACGTAATCGATGGCACCGGCCACCCGGCAGAAGTGGTGAACGTGGTCGTGCGCAAGGTGGGCCGTCTGAACACGCCAACTGGCCGCATCGAGGGCGAGAAGAGCATGTGGGCGGAGGTGGGTGAGTTCATGACCGTGGAGAACACCGTCGAGGTGTATCCGAACCTCTACGTCACGGGCATGGCCTGCAACGCGGTCATGGGCGCCCCGCGCATGGGGCCCATCTTCGGCGGCATGCTGCTGTCCGGGCGCAAGGTGGCACAGTTGATACTGGACCGAAAAGAGTGA
- a CDS encoding TIM barrel protein: protein MIRVGPAGYPEGSKGPVDAVERCAKLGFNALEVQFVRQARMAEDKAIALGNRANELGVLLSVHAPYYINFNSLNPETVRKSREWVLKSVRLAHLMKAYVVVIHAASYSGGEPSKATRAVLTGLRECRRTMEQEGMEEVLLGLETTGKRGSWGTLAEIAGVSSQLQGVVPVVDFAHLHARSGGSLDSVERFRAVLEEAGSMCNRRLHSHYSCIEFTEAGERRHLTLGERQPDFSLLVRALGGWKGELTIISETPAPENGAREMIVQLSAQRRGKGGR, encoded by the coding sequence ATGATCCGGGTGGGACCGGCCGGCTATCCTGAGGGCAGCAAGGGGCCGGTGGATGCGGTGGAGCGCTGCGCGAAGCTCGGCTTCAACGCCCTGGAGGTGCAGTTCGTGCGCCAGGCGCGCATGGCCGAGGACAAGGCCATTGCCCTGGGGAATAGGGCGAACGAGCTAGGCGTACTGCTGAGCGTCCATGCACCGTACTACATCAACTTCAATTCCCTCAACCCGGAGACCGTGCGCAAGAGCAGGGAATGGGTGTTGAAGAGCGTTCGCCTGGCGCATCTGATGAAAGCGTACGTGGTGGTCATCCACGCCGCCTCCTATTCTGGCGGTGAACCGAGCAAAGCGACCAGGGCGGTTCTGACCGGATTGAGGGAATGCCGGCGGACCATGGAGCAGGAGGGGATGGAGGAGGTGCTCTTGGGCCTGGAGACCACGGGCAAGCGGGGGTCCTGGGGCACGCTGGCCGAGATCGCCGGCGTCTCCTCCCAGCTGCAGGGGGTGGTGCCGGTGGTGGACTTCGCCCATCTGCACGCCCGCTCTGGAGGTAGCCTAGATTCGGTGGAGCGATTCCGGGCCGTGCTCGAAGAGGCAGGTTCGATGTGCAACAGAAGACTGCACTCCCACTACTCGTGCATCGAGTTCACCGAGGCAGGAGAGCGAAGGCACCTGACCCTGGGCGAGAGGCAGCCGGATTTCTCTTTGCTCGTGCGCGCACTGGGGGGCTGGAAAGGTGAGCTGACCATCATCAGCGAGACGCCCGCCCCGGAGAACGGCGCGAGGGAGATGATCGTTCAGCTCTCCGCTCAGAGAAGAGGAAAGGGCGGTCGATGA